One stretch of Bacillota bacterium DNA includes these proteins:
- a CDS encoding iron-containing alcohol dehydrogenase has protein sequence MAISSRKFFLPTDVRFGRGALAGFDDFVRPGERVFIVADPGVEKAGLVKPVQERIAGNKGETVVFNRVEPNPTSQIVLEAVAELKKSSATAVVAVGGGSSLDVGKVVAALATNDGPLEEYQWHDRPFTIEPLPFIAIPTTAGTGSEVTRVAVIVDRKVKKGINSDRLFPRAALVDPELMTGLPPRLTAATGLDALSHAVEAYVGINANSATDAWALEAIKLIGRSLWRACGCGTDLGAREDMAVASTLAGAAMDQAGLGIVHSMAGPLCTHFHLPHGEANTVLLPYGMRFNLMARPERFATIASALGCQTTGLSPWEAGLKAVEAVDQLIRESGLDVNLAAYGLSAADADLIAEGTEEMMFLLRNNPRLPSRQECREVFLATLERRNPVL, from the coding sequence GTGGCCATAAGCTCGAGGAAGTTCTTCCTTCCCACGGACGTCCGGTTCGGCCGGGGAGCCCTGGCCGGGTTCGATGACTTCGTCCGGCCGGGGGAGCGTGTCTTCATTGTCGCCGACCCCGGAGTCGAGAAGGCCGGCCTGGTCAAGCCGGTCCAGGAACGCATCGCCGGCAATAAGGGCGAGACGGTCGTCTTCAACCGGGTCGAGCCCAACCCGACCTCCCAGATAGTCCTCGAAGCGGTGGCGGAACTGAAGAAGTCCTCGGCCACCGCCGTGGTGGCCGTGGGGGGCGGGAGTTCTCTCGACGTCGGTAAGGTCGTGGCCGCTCTGGCCACCAACGATGGCCCCCTCGAGGAATACCAGTGGCACGACAGGCCCTTCACCATCGAACCATTGCCCTTCATCGCCATCCCCACCACGGCCGGGACCGGCAGCGAAGTCACCCGGGTGGCGGTGATCGTTGATCGGAAAGTAAAGAAGGGAATCAACTCCGATCGCCTCTTCCCCCGGGCCGCGTTGGTCGACCCCGAACTGATGACCGGGTTGCCGCCCAGACTCACCGCGGCCACTGGGTTGGACGCCCTCAGCCACGCGGTCGAGGCCTACGTCGGGATAAACGCCAACTCCGCGACCGACGCCTGGGCCCTGGAGGCGATCAAGCTGATCGGCCGTTCCCTGTGGCGGGCCTGCGGCTGCGGGACCGACCTCGGGGCCCGCGAGGACATGGCCGTGGCCAGTACCCTGGCCGGAGCGGCCATGGACCAGGCCGGCCTGGGCATCGTCCACTCGATGGCCGGGCCGCTGTGCACCCATTTCCACCTCCCCCACGGGGAAGCCAACACGGTCCTGCTCCCATACGGCATGCGCTTCAACCTGATGGCCAGGCCGGAGCGGTTCGCCACGATTGCCTCGGCACTGGGTTGCCAGACCACCGGACTCAGCCCTTGGGAAGCCGGGCTGAAGGCGGTCGAGGCGGTCGACCAGCTGATCCGGGAGAGCGGTCTGGACGTCAACCTGGCTGCGTACGGTCTCAGCGCGGCCGATGCCGACCTCATCGCCGAGGGGACCGAAGAAATGATGTTCCTGTTGCGTAACAACCCACGCTTGCCCTCCCGGCAGGAATGCCGGGAAGTCTTCCTGGCTACGCTGGAGAGGAGGAACCCCGTTCTCTGA